cagagtttagaTATAGACACTTTCCTCAGATGATAAAAAGCTCTGACACGACaggttcttcttcctcttgccTCCTGACGCAGCTCGTACCTGAACGGAGGACAGCAGTTGACCAGGGCGATGGTTTTGGACACGTATCCGTCTTCATTGTCTCCAAACATTCCGCTCTGCATCCCCTCATGGAACATTTCAACTTTACGCTGGAAActacaacatgaaaacacaaggTCAAACATCCACAGCCTGAAAGTACATAATAGTacgacgagtgtgtgtgtgcttgtgtgtgtgtttgtgtacctgtagAGGAAGTCGGCCAGACCATTGAGGCTGCACTGAGCGACTCTGGAGCCCAAACTCTGGTTGATGGAGGCCGAGCGCTCCAGATCCACCTGCAGCCGCTGAAACCCCAAAGATGAATGTCTTTATAGTATGAACAAAACTTATTGATACTTATTTGTACAAAACTTTATCCAAAACAACATGATGACAGTGATTGAGAACAAAGTAGAAACAGAAGATGAGAATATCAACTACAAAATGTTTGGATGAACAGAGCTGCATGttgaccactagagggcagcagtTGCTTCCAGTGGAGATCAGTAGTgggtgagtttgtgtgtgtgtgtgtgtgtgtgtgtgtgtgtgtgtgtgtgtgtgtaggaagtGCTCAGTGTTGACTTTGGCTGCAGTTGAAGGTCGGACTCAGAAAACAATCAGAGTGAGATTTGGTGGAATTCACCTTTACGTAACAGCAGAGCTCCTGATTGAATAACctttatttaaacacacaggaagtgtcTCTGACCACGGCTGCTGGGGGCGGGGCTGTTACCTGTATGACGGTCTGAGCCAGAGTGATGTGAAACTCCTCGATGTGGAGCGTCTCCATCCATCGCTTCTCTTCCTCGTCCAGCACCTGACTCAGCTCCGTGGTCACCTTCgcctgcagggggaggagccAGCTTCATAACAAAATGCAACCCCAGTAACAAAACAGGAAACCCCAGAAGTCTTAactgagaggaagaagacaaaCTCCTGGTGCCATCCTTTAGAGCTTTGAGCTCCAGGAGGCGCTCAAGAGTCCCTCTGTTCCATCTGCTCCAGAAATGTTCTCTGTGCTCTGAACTACACAAAGTGACAACACCTGTCTCTGtgtacaacacaacactgaacaaTGTTTTTAAGTTGTTGTTTATAACTCTTGGAAATGTTCCACTTAGTTAGAGACTGTTCATGTTTACTTTAATATGTTTGGGTTAAGtcatgtaggtgtgtgtgtgtgtgtgtgtgtgtctcactctgaCGGAGTTGAGACAGTCCAGCTCCAGTCTGTCCACGGTCTCTGACGGCAGCAGAGCGCTGAGCTGCGAGCGACTGAACGGACTCGTGATGCACACGGTCCCCAGAACATcactaaaacaacacacaggtacacagacGCTGTCTCTGGGGACGAGGAAGACGCTGCACTGACTCAactcagaaaataaatacattcaaaaaGGAAACAGATTAAATTGATCAGAAATGAGTTCCTGAGTTCTGGTGTGAACGTGATGAagtcgacctttgaccttttgtcTCTCACATGTAAACGTTATTTACTGTGTACGTTATGAGGCTCAGTGGTCACATGATGACATGTACCTATCGTAGACGTTGTGCAGCCAGTCCAGCAGCGAGTAGATGTCTGTGATCTCCAGCTGGTTGTCAGTGATGGCCTCCAGTCGCCTAGCAACCGCCTGATGGTAACTCTGCACGTACACCTGCAGGTCGAAGGTCAGAGTTTTAAACTAAAACGAAAGCAGCAACGCTTCTAAAAGTTTGACTTCATTGCCCGAGTGTCATCTCACCTGGAAGGCCTGGTACTCCTCAGGGTAAATGGACACCACGTTCCTGTTGGCGGCCCCCAGGTCCTCGACCACCCGGGCTCGGAGGCGGCCCAGATATCCGTCCAACTCTCCGGCCGTGAACTCCGCCCTCTGAGGCAGCGAGCCGTCAGCCGCCTCCTCCACCGactccctccacctctgcttcAGCTGACGTGGCCTTGGGCCTCCAGGGGCCGCTCCCCCACTGAGGGCCCAGTCTTTATcagcctgctcctcctgctgcagcacctgaacacacacacacacacacacacacacagaggtcaaCACTGCTACCTGTAAACTGCAGTGTTACCATGGCGGCAGCGATCTTCACCTGAACCACCAGGCCCAGGTTGGGCCCCGCAGTGGGGGACCTCAGAGACTCCCTGACCACAGCCCACAGCTCCTTCTGCAGCTCCTCGTACAGCAGCTCCACGTCCTTCGCCTTCCTCCGCCCGCCGTCTTTCACATTAGCGCTGCTGTCCTCCGGCAGCGTCACGGTGCCCCGCTCAGCGATGGCAGACTCGTTGCactcctgctccagctccaggATGTGAGAGTCGGCCAGGAACAGGTCACGCTTCTTGACGAGCTGCAGGATCTCGAGGACTGAAGGACACAGAGACGTGTGACATCAGAGACAGACGGTGATGTAAAGTGTTGATGTTCGTTACAGGAGATCAAAGGTCAAACGTCTTAAATTgtgtctgaaaaacaaagagtttGGTAGAAATGAAACTTTTGTGTCGTCTGAACAGAAACCAGGGCGTCGCTAGAAAAACAATCCGACACTGTCGTCCCTCAGTGCGATCACGGCGTGATGCTCCAGGGACGACGAGGCGGCTCTGAGGTCGGTGTGAAGTCGTTTCAGGGAGGATGCTCTGTGGCTGTCATAGCGATTATGTCACAGCAGCACTGAGATGACCTCGTCTCAGGGAGGAGCTTCACGTCGAGCTCCGACACAGGAGCTCCTCTGTCACTACCTCTGAGGACACTGGGGGGTGGAGGTCTAAAGTCTCTGGGGCCGTTATTTTGTCATCTGGGCTGAAAAGTTTCGAAACTGTGGAGTTTAACAATGAAGACGCAATTTTCTCTGAGATAAAAAGTGTCGAAGGTTCGACAACAATCGGAGAAATGTCCTCATCTGAACCAGCTTCATGTGTTGATTCCTCTTCACTCTGTAGACGAAGCGTTCGTAGTCAGAAAAATAACTTCACACAAACAAGTTCTTTTTTAATTGACATGAAGTCAAACCAGAAAACGACCTGCACACTCAGACCCGTGGCCCATCTGTGGGCCGCCACCCGACACTTGGAAACCActgctttaaaatataaacacacacacactctacatgatgccccccccccctctcagaAACACAGCTCTCATTGTTCATTCAGTCTTCGGAGGAAATCTGTTCCAGCTGGGTGATGGAGCCCCGCCCACCTCCACCCATTTCCTCAAACCACCACCTCCCTGTCCTCGCCACTGAACCCCGGGACACATCACTCTGAACACCAGCTGCAGAGTATGCAGTTCCACAGATGACCACCAGGTGAACGAGAAAACACGATGTCAGAAATGTTATCATCGTGACATCAGTGtccagtgcccccccccccccccagctccaTGTTTGGTCTCCAGCACATCCTGaaggaaacatctggatcttTGAATTAAATTACACCGATGAAAACTCAGCGACTCTGAAACTGAAGAAGCTGAAGCTGCTGAGTCAGAttcacctgagagagagagagagagagagtgtgtgtgtgtgtgtgtgtgtgtgtgtgtgtgtgtgtgtgcagactgtAATCTGAACATTTGTCTCGTCTCCCTTCGTTGGTCGGTTTGGTCGGAGGAGGCGAGCTGCTCCTCCTCGGCAGCGTCGACATCATAACGTGATATTAATTTCCCTTTGTTGTTCTCTCTCCTGCGTCCtcacatttatttgtgtataaataaaactaacaaCCAATGAGAGCAGTGCGTTGGGGCTGtcaactgtcaatcatctgCTGTCCCACATGTTCCAACGTCCATCATCTGTGGAGAAGCTTTGTGGACTTCCTGTGATATGCTGGACTTGTTCTGGTGGTTTCATCCTCGGagcgtctcctcttcctccctcaggAGCGTTTCCTGTCACAGTTGAATATCTGATGAGTCCAGCTCCGTCCCTGCAGCCGCAGCTGGATCAAATATGTTTCCTCTGATAGTTCAGTGTATGCGTGTGCAGGTCTTCCtctgctgacagacacacagactcttCTGTGACTGAGCCTGCAGACGACACTCAGGGCTGGAAACACGTTTATCAGATGAAACATGTTCGACAGACGAGACGAGATCCCAGAGATCAAAGCAGATCTGAAtctcttcaaacaaaacaaggatCCACCGTCTgaactgtgacctctgacctcagaacATCCAGACTCTCACTCCTGTGGACTCACTGTAGCTcggtagagagggagggagggagagggagggagagagagagagagagagggagggagggagggagggagagagagagggagggagagagagagagagagagggagggagagagagagggagacagggagggagggagggagggagagagagagagagggagggagagagagagggagggagagagagagagagagagggagggagagagagagggagacagggagggagggagggagggagagagagagagagggagggagagagagagggagggagagagagagagagagagggagggagagagagagggagacagggagggagggagggagggagagagagagagagggagggagagagagagggagggagagagagagagagagagggagggagagagagagggagacagggagggagggagggagagagagagagagagagagagggagggagagagagagagagggagggagagagggagggagagagagagagagggagggagggagagagagagggagggagagagagagggagacagggagggagggagggagggagggagagagagagagagagagagagggagggagagagagagagagggagggagagagggagggagagagagagagagggagggagggagagagagagggagggagagagagagagagagagagggagacagggagggagggagagagagagagagagagagagagggagggagagagggagggagagagagagagagagagggagggagggagagagagagagagggagggggggaaagagagagtgttGTGCATAAACATATTCTGAACTGAACAAATCATTTTAGAAATGATTAACACATCATGCTCATGTTTcaacacttgtgaaaacacagTGTCTCACTACAGTGTCTCACTACAGTGTCTCACCACAGTGTCTCACTACAGTGTCTCACCACAGTGTCTCACTACAGTGTCTCACCACAGTGTCTCACTACAGTGTCTCACTACAGTGTCTCACCACAGTGTCTCACTACAGTGTCTCACTACAGTGTCTCACCACAGTATCTCACTACAGTGTCTCACTACAGTGTCTCACTACAGTGTCTCACCACAGTGTCTCACTACAGTGTCTCACTACAGTGTCTCACCACAGTGTCTCACCACAGTGTCTCACCACAGTGTCTCACTACAGTGTCTCACCACAGTGTCTCACTACAGTGTCTCACCACAGTGTCTCACTACAGTGTCTCACCACAGTGTCTCACTACAGTGTCTCACCACAGTGTCTCACTACAGTGTCTCACTACCGTGTCTCACTACAGTGTCTCACCACAGTGTCTCACTACAGTGTCTCACTACAGTGTCTCACCACAGTGTCTCACTACAGTGTCTCACCACAGTGTCTCACTACAGTGTCTCACTACAGTGTCTCACCACAGTGTCTCACTACAGTGTCTCACCACAGTGTCTCACTACAGTGTCTCACCACAGTGTCTCACCACAGTGTCTGGGGACATCAGGAGTGATTCATATTGAAGCTTCTCTCTGAGTGTTTGCATCTTTGGGACGTCTGAAGACAAACGGCTGCTTCAGGAAGTGAAGCCACTTGAACAGTGATAACAGCAGCGTCTCTCACAGGAAGTCGTCGACCGGTCTGAATGTGAACTTCTTATCAACTCTCTGAGCGAGACAGTAACACAACAACGTGCTGCTGGAGAACTTTCTACACAACTGTGATGTGTTCAGGGACTTTAGAGCGTTTAGTCaagtttctgttttatatttcatcttCTACCTGCAGCCGCTCACAAACCTGctggtctctgtgtgtttcattaatCCCTGGTCATGTTACCACAGAGAGGCACGAGTGTGTGAAGGGTaaattcctgtgtgtgtgtgtgtgtgtgtgtgtgtgtgtgtgtataatgaaCACTAAGCTCGTCTGTCGTCAAACTCTCCTTCTTTTCACTTCAAACATAAACTCGTGGAGACACAGTGAAGGTCAAAGTGAGTccagcaacaaaaacacaacagagtcTCACCAGAATCATTGAGGATCAGGAAACCAGCGTCTGACCCGACTTTCACACCTtctcagttcagtctgaagctgaacATCAGGAGTGAGAGGTTCCTCggaccagaagaggagttctgggtctggatcaaactgaaccatggttctgttGGACGTCTACAAACTAACCTGGAGTCTACGTCAGTTTTTATAAACTGTGACGTAACTTTGACTGAACGCTGTTAAAGAATTGAAATTAAAGTGAGACCAGACTAAAACTTGAATTTTCTCTTTACACACGTTGCTCGAGCTGATTGGTTTGTTTctgtcaaatataaatgtggtgACTACAAATAACAATCCAGATTAACAGCACATGGAACTATCCTTTAAATCCTCATGGTTCTAACAGACCATAATAACAGTGAACGCAGAATCAGAATAAATGAGGCTCAGTCAATTCTTcagatgatgtgtttttggTGTCAATAGATTTAAAACAATCAGGAGCATAAATCTCACCTCTGTCCGTCATCATGAAAACACTTTGATGTTAAACAAGGGTTCAGAGTctgttatcatcatcatcatcatcatcatcatcatcagcagcagcaccacaacTGATCTTCATCGTCCTCTTCATGCATAACGGAGCGTGGCGGTGCGGGACGCTCATTCCTGCAGAGCAGATGTGTATCTGGCAGCTCAGCTCTGATCCTTCAGATAAGAAGGCAGAATGCATGAAGACAACGATCAGACGCCCCGACGCATTTGAACTCACCACGACATCAAAACAACCTGCTGGACGACTGAGTTGATCTGTTCTGCAGGTTGCATTCATGTTgattaaagatggacaacgtgtctcCACCTCGTCTTTTTGAACCAAACTGAATCTATTTCTctgatacgaacgctgccatctcgtggtgatgatgtcattggcagtcagagtctgagcagcagtgatggGGGAGCTGCGCTTTGGATGCATGAAGCtaacatgttatttatttaacgtctactctgattttttagtttggtccatgtcccatctgctaacatggaggagacgggTTTATGACGAGGGGATTTTGCTTCACTTTCTGGAGCTCtaatgtcatgtgtgttttgtttcattgcAAAACAGAAGAACAGGATCTGGGTTGTTTGTACCTGCATCACTGTTATGtaccatttacacacacacacacacacacacacacacacacacacacacacgcacacacacacacacgcacacacacacatcagcaggaACCTGATCTGCTGATTCGATGGTTTTGACAGCGTCTGAAAACAAGCCCTGACCTGACAACTTTCTGAGTTTCACTCCAACAAACACGGAGCTGAGGCGTCGTGTGTTCGTGTTGATGCGTTCGTGTTGACGTGTTGATGTCAGCGTGATCTTCACATGTTCAAACAGTCGCGTGTTAGATCAGCATCAGAGAACTTTCATTTGAATATTATGTATTTCATACGTACAGTTAACGCTGTGAAACaggcgccccctgctggtggcCCCTAACTCACAGCAGATTCTCCAGCTGTGAaatcacaggaagtaaaaaTACCAACGGAGGAACATTTCTACTGCTGAGGTCAGATGGTTTAAAGTTTATCATATTTGAACTGGATTGAATGTAATCCACGCATCAGATCACGTTCTGCTGCTAACAAAGTTTAATAAGTGATTAAACACCTGAAGTTTCTTCAGTCGTCGCTGAGtggaaactgaatattttcagGTTGACGTCTGAATATTATACAAAACGAGAAAATGAGAAATCTCACATCTGAGCAGAAAACGTTgtaatttaattatatttcatttaaaaaccaaatgacgtcaatgaaaatgtctgaaatgtgTCAGAGCTCGACACAGTGAGAGTTCAGAAGTGAAGAGCAACCGTGTAACATGTAAACAAGGGTGTGGAggaacacacacccacagacacacacatccacagacacacacaatcacagacacacacactcattcattagAACACAGAGTAAACAGGGTGCAGTAAACAATAGATGCCCTTAAAaaaattccacacacacacacacactccagcatCCTTGTGGAAACTCACAGCGACTCAGTTTAGCCCTGAGGCCCCTCCCACCTCACGTGGCGTGAAAACAACGTCGATgataaaacaagagagagagagagagactaataAATTGTAAAGAGGGCCGAACGTATTTGAGGAGGAGTTGTAGTAGAGTTTGTCGCACATTTCAAACTAACGTCTACAACACTCATACATGAGAACGCCCTCCTCCACCATCGCCATGTTCAACTTAGAGCCGCCCTCTAGTGGACACTTCCAACAGTCTGCAGAGTCATTCACACTAGAGCCCTGCGCGGgactgttttctttatcctgCTCCCGCTGAATTTTTACCGCCCGCAAAACTCTGAGAATTTATGCCCAATAATAGAGATGCATTGATTTTATAGGCTATTAATAAAAAGATTCATGGGGTAGTTTGTTTCGTTTCTCTGGCCTGCATGTCTTTTGACGGTCAGGAATAGTGCTCATTGAAAAGCAGCTTTCTTTGACCCGGGGAGAACAGAGCAGGTGTGTCGCCTCAACCCAGAGGTGCTGGATTTGTTTAGACTAGTATTTTCCCGAtcctgcagggttttttttagcCACCCGTTCCCGTCCGCAGCAAAGTTCAAACCGCCCACTCCTGCGAGAGTTGAGTTGGGTCCTATGTGACCCGGCGGGACCCAATCCCAATGCAGCCCTCTAATTCACACACTGATCACATGAGCCAACCGACAGAAATGACATAAACCCAGCGAGTTACGAAATCTAAGTTTTTCCTACCTGACAGCGGCTCTCTAGGTTtgacctcctccaccacctcctcctgcatcGGCTGCTCCTCGGGTCCCTGAGACGAGTGGTCGGCCATCGACTCCCTCTTCATCTTCCCCAGACCGACCATCTTCATGAAGGACAGGCGGCGGCTGCTGGAGTCGCACTCGTTCTCCGAGCAGTTCAGCTCACCGTTGGTGAAAGAATCCTTGTAGGAGCTCAGGGTGTCACGATATTTTCCCGCAAACCTGGAAGGGAAGAACACTCATGACCttaaactcccatcatcctttgTAACAGGAACAATCATTTCCTCATCACACAAGCTGAGACCCCGCCCTCCTTCGCTCCCTCCTCACCTGAGCAGACTTCCTTCAGagctcctccttcctctcttcttcttctctgcaggtGACGGCGTTCCCTGCAGTGACCCCTGTGGGGAGGGAGTGGCACTTCCTTTGCTCCTCCCGGACGATCTCAGCGCCTTCCCAAGTTTTCCTAGACTCTTCAGCGGAGACTTGAACTTGAAGGAACCCTTCACTGTGCTTCCTCCTCCGCTTCCCTTCTTCCCTTCATTGGCCTCGTTCTCGTCCTCTTCGTCCTCGAATGGGTTGCGGTCCCTCGGCACCTCGCCATCCAGTAGCGAGCTGCCAGGTGACCAGTGGTTGCCATGGCCACTGTTGTCATGGATGCTGTCGTCCTCGAAGGGGTTGTGGTGGGGGGTGATGTTGAGGCTCATCCTGCGCAGGATCCAAGCGTTGTCGAGAGTTGGACCACCGCCTTTCAGGCACAACGGGAGGTTCTTGAGGACGGGCAtgatgggggtgggggagggggggcagagagggaggaaccTGGGGAGGAACGAAGAGAAAAATCATCAGAGAAGAAGAACGAAGACGTGAAGAAGGAATCggacacaaaccaacaaaaccaCAGCAGACGAATCCTCATTATAATCAGTGTTACGTTAAGTTAGACGTGGACACGCCCACTTGTGTATGTAAGACATTTAAAGACACCTAGTGGTGAATTTACATATTTCAACCACCTGAACTACGCAGACGAGACTTTGACACATGAACtccagtttgtgtttctgtgagacTCCgaatattttcatataaaacGTTTTAACTGAAAACTGTGTGAAGTCTGTTGTAGAACGTCAGCGACTGAAAATCCAGTCAATAAAGTTTAACTACTTGATGCCATGACAACACAAACGacttctgattggctgccagGTTAGTTTGAGCCGTGATGTCATCAATGACCCTGAAATAACACCAAGGATCTGTGGCACCTCCAGACCACAGCCACCATGGCAACAGAAcactgctctctgattggctggcagAAGTTCAATGAATAATCAGAGTCCACAGTTTAATTGTTGTCCGGAGATCGAGGTGTGCTGACCTGcaggtaaccatagcaacaagACGGATGCTGGTCTGCAAAAACACCCCCCTGGTTGTAAagcagctgcaacatgtttCCATGATCGTAAAGCACAGacataaaatcataaaacattGACAGAGATCAGCTCCGAGCAATGATTCACTCATCACGACAGTTTGTGACTCACTGATAACAACTTCAGTTCCCGACACCGAAGAGACGTTTTTAAACCACTGCAGCAGAAAATCTAAAAAAGGTTCAGAGACAGTTTTCATTTACAAACTCAAGAAACATACGACCACTTTTAGAAAAAccaaatgaatcaatcaatcaacatttatttatatagcaccttacAACAACCAagggttgaccaaagtgcttcacaattgcaaatcaaacatacacaaacagcaaacacgAGACAAGAACAACAGTTTCAGTTGAAGGCTAAATCAAACAAGTATGTTTTTAGCTTGGTTTTGAACAGAGGCAGGTCAGTGGTGGTGCGTAGCTCAGAGGGCAGTGCATTCCAACCCCACTGTTTGCTCCTGGATCGAGGGACCTCGAGCAGGTGCTGACCAGCAGAGCCGAGAGCTCTGCCGGGTTGGTGGAGCTTCACGGTTTCGCTTATGTAGGTGGGTGCACATGAATGACTGTCTTTCTTCACAGTCAGATGAAAACTTCAGAACTTTAAACATGAATCAGTGACTAGAAGTGATTTGATCATCAGTCGATCAACTCATTGATGAATCAAACACCAAATAAGACGAAGACGACAGAATCAAGTTTCTCAAAATCTGGAAATCGCTGAAGGACGGTTGGTTGTGACGAGTTACCATGGTTACAGAAACAGTTTTATAAGAGAAGAGGGAAgtcttgactgtgtgtgtgtgtgtgtgtgtgctaggaGTGGTTgttgttcatatatatatatatataagtatatatatataagtatatatatataagtatatatatatatatatatatataagtatatatatacatatatatagaggcactaaggaaaaaaaacacacacacacacacactggtgctcAGGGCAAAATAGGAAGTGATTCAGCTGTGTTGGTTCCATAAATACCCAGCAGCCCCGGCGGCAGGCTCAGGAAACCCACGCGGAGCCCGGCggcactcacacacaatctgTTTTCTTCAAGAGGGTCGCAGGGCATCACGGAAGCTCCAGGACACAAACAATGGGAGCGGAAAGGACAGCGATAGTCTGACGGGCTGAGGCGAGGACTCCCGGGTCACTCTGCTCGCTGCTGTGGGTGTGGTCCAACCTTGACCTCCAGAACACCAGCACCGGGCTGGTGGAGGACGAGCGTTTGAAACAGACGTGAACCAGGGGTCTTCACACTGGGAGACACCTACACCCGAGGACATGGACTCATGAGACAGAAATTGAGTGAGGTGACAGGACAGGTGCATTCTGGGATTAGATTCCCAGTGAAGACGCCACTTGATTCAACATGAAACGTCCTGCTGACgtgatgtcatgtgacctcAGGAGAGCCACTCCCACAGAGTTTGAGCTTttactttcagaaaaaagtgaaaacacatcacacatctcGTTTAAACGCTCCGGCCTCCACCGACGGTTTCCTGATGAAAACACGTCACACGTTCATCAGTTTTCAACAATGAAGTTTGGATTTGAAGTGGAAAGGGTTTTCTACGTAGGAGAGTTAGCCACATGTCTACTGCACAGGCCGTTAGCCCAGCCGGCACAGTGGCCCACGTTGACATGTTCAACACGTTTGTTTGgcctcaaacacaaaaaaaaaacatgtttcctgtgaGTGAACGGTCTGAGGAcgaaatgaaaacatgtgacaCCAGACTGCAGGTGAACAGGAGAAGTTTCAGCTGCTTCGTACAAGTTTGTGAAGGTGAAGTGGTCGCGAAATTTCACgtaacacaaacaggaaggagaggagcagatATCCTGATGGACGGAGGCTGAAGCCTCAGCCTTGAACCCCAGCGTGGGTGCGTCTGATGACGAATGGCTGTATAGATAATGAgctgatgtgtgtttgctgcaggaaACAGTGAGAACagtcaaaaaaaataaaaacaggaatcaTTTC
The Paralichthys olivaceus isolate ysfri-2021 chromosome 11, ASM2471397v2, whole genome shotgun sequence genome window above contains:
- the LOC109644148 gene encoding tumor necrosis factor alpha-induced protein 2-like, producing MPVLKNLPLCLKGGGPTLDNAWILRRMSLNITPHHNPFEDDSIHDNSGHGNHWSPGSSLLDGEVPRDRNPFEDEEDENEANEGKKGSGGGSTVKGSFKFKSPLKSLGKLGKALRSSGRSKGSATPSPQGSLQGTPSPAEKKKRGRRSSEGSLLRFAGKYRDTLSSYKDSFTNGELNCSENECDSSSRRLSFMKMVGLGKMKRESMADHSSQGPEEQPMQEEVVEEVKPREPLSVLEILQLVKKRDLFLADSHILELEQECNESAIAERGTVTLPEDSSANVKDGGRRKAKDVELLYEELQKELWAVVRESLRSPTAGPNLGLVVQVLQQEEQADKDWALSGGAAPGGPRPRQLKQRWRESVEEAADGSLPQRAEFTAGELDGYLGRLRARVVEDLGAANRNVVSIYPEEYQAFQVYVQSYHQAVARRLEAITDNQLEITDIYSLLDWLHNVYDSDVLGTVCITSPFSRSQLSALLPSETVDRLELDCLNSVRAKVTTELSQVLDEEEKRWMETLHIEEFHITLAQTVIQRLQVDLERSASINQSLGSRVAQCSLNGLADFLYSFQRKVEMFHEGMQSGMFGDNEDGYVSKTIALVNCCPPFRGFVQRCAQCDPSVSEDSLRRANKALDHIVQQGVRVLSERLYLHIRPFFERLVKRKWLSNSEPYDQIEALIKDHFKKYHRMDSPPHQLLVAEVHRRVVMEYLRSVMRGRIICTSMKMRKRMAGRLRDEGTQIKVLFKDLESPSSWLDSALSHISEIIQLEDVPSVQMEVGVLVREFPDVRKKHVSAILNIRGMTRQSERQEILNIVKDIESSDGGSSSARLSRDRGLFSEVPVTSEVHCLNMGLSRIALTASSCFTALRPRRRKTRTPVQENPDDVL